The following are encoded together in the Culex pipiens pallens isolate TS chromosome 1, TS_CPP_V2, whole genome shotgun sequence genome:
- the LOC128092324 gene encoding uncharacterized protein LOC128092324: MAGGESNGGDTASGGASAFRGSGKVLRSPVLNQAAASSQQIGVIGGETPKSSVLNFAGGTPQDGVLLGRTALQEVRRRVNELFEFIKDRNNVHTRIKQMVNGVKAAMIAAERENSSLVVTRTSLKLRAERAVEALEAKLEEEAERNKGEALVVEVKEGVSYADLLGKVRTDPELEELGENVVKTRRTQTGAMLFELKNDPAVKSSAFKSLVEKAVGYESKVRALLPETTIECRNLDKITTEEELEDALIVLLDDRTTPMAIRLRKAYGGTQIASIRLSTPAASKLLEAGKVKMVSNHKKVQQAQIHVGEHVVHSKRALKYLGVMVDDRLNFNSHVDYACEKAAKAIMALSRIMPNNAGPRSSRRRLLASVATSILRYGGPVWWTALGTKRNRALLDRTQRLMAIRVASAYRTISSEAVGVIAGMIPIGITLEEDTVRYTRRGTRGIREAARAESLARWQREWDTTEKGRWTHRLIPSVSTWVSRRHGEVTFHLTQFLSGHGCFRKYLHRFGHAESPLCSDCVDCEKTPEHVVFGCPRFEAARSEMLAIIGADTSSDNVMQRMCSDIAKWNAVVGAVTQITSALQRKWRDDQRRND, from the exons atggcaggaGGCGAGTCAAACGGCGGCGACACAGCAAGCGGAGGGGCTAGCGCgttccgtggaagcgggaaggtgTTGAGATCCCCAGTGTTGAACCAGGCGGCTGCTTCGAGTCAGCAGATAGGAGTCATTGGAGGGGAAACTCCCAAGTCATCCGTATTGAACTTCGCCGGCGGTACCCCTCAGGATGGAGTCCTGCTCGGAAGGACCGCGTTGCAGGAGGTCAGAAGGAGGGTTAACGAGCTCTTTGAATTCATCAAGGACAGAAACAACGTCCACACCAGAATCAAGCAGATGGTGAATGGAGTCAAGGCAGCCATGATTGCTGCAGAGCGCGAAAACAGTTCGCTGGTGGTGACGAGAACTTCACTGAAGCTGAGAGCTGAAAGAGCCGTAGAAGCGCTGGAGGCAAAACTGGAGGAGGAAGC GGAGCGTAACAAAGGCGAGGCTTTAGTGGTCGAGGTGAAGGAAGGTGTTTCGTACGCAGACCTCCTCGGGAAAGTACGAACCGATCCGGAACTCGAGGAGCTTGGCGAGAACGTGGTTAAAACCAGGCGCACCCAGACCGGCgcgatgctttttgagctgaaAAATGATCCCGCGGTCAAGAGCTCAGCTTTTAAGTCCCTCGTCGAGAAAGCCGTAGGCTACGAGTCGAAGGTGAGGGCGCTATTGCCGGAGACAACGATCGAGTGCAGGAACCTGGACAAGATCACGACGGAGGAAGAGCTAGAAGATGCGCTGATCGTTCTTCTGGATGACCGTACGACACCGATGGCAATCCGGTTGAGGAAAGCCTACGGCGGCACGCAAATTGCGTCGATCCGACTATCGACGCCTGCGGCGTCTAAGCTGCTGGAAGCCGGCAAGGTCAAA atggttagtaaccacaaaaaggtgcagcaggcccagatacacgttggggaacacgtagtgcactcgaagagagcgctcaagtacctcggggtgatggtggatgaccggctgaacttcaacagccacgtcgattacgcctgcgagaaggcggcgaaggcgatcatggcactgtcgaggattatgccgaacaacgctggacccagaAGCAGTAGGCGCCGtctcttggcaagtgtcgcgacgtccatacttaggtacggcggaccggtatggtggacggcgctggggacgaagcgaaatcgagcgctgctcgacagaacgcagagactgatggccataCGGGTTGCAAGCGCATACAGGACCATCtcgtcggaagcagttggcgtcatagccggaatgatccccatcggcatcacactggaggaggacaccgtgcgctacacccgaagaggcacgagaggtatccgggaagctgcgagagccgaatcgctggcaaggtggcaacgtgagtgggacactacggagaaaggcagatggacgcatcggcttatcccgtccgtatccacgtgggtgagcagaaggcatggagaggtcaccttccacctcacacagttcctgtcgggccatggctgcttcaggaagtatCTGCACAGGTTtggacatgcagagtctcctctctgtTCGGACTGCGTTGATTGCGAGaaaacaccggagcacgtggtgtttggctgccctcgcttcgaggcagcgcgaagcgaaatgcttgcCATTATCGGAGCGGACACCAGCTCGGATAATGTGATGcaaagaatgtgcagcgacatcgccaagtggaatgcggtcgtcggagcggtgacgcagatcacttcggctctccagcggaaatggagagacgatcagaggaggaacgactag